One Alosa alosa isolate M-15738 ecotype Scorff River chromosome 22, AALO_Geno_1.1, whole genome shotgun sequence DNA segment encodes these proteins:
- the LOC125287768 gene encoding dynein axonemal light chain 4: MAETGDSKKEEADYKRLHSFPLIRHTDMPEEMRVETMELCVTACEKFATNNESAAKMIKETMDKKFGSSWHVVIGEGFGFEVTHEVKNLLYMFFGGSLAVCVWKCS, translated from the exons atggCAGAGACAGGTGATAGTAAAAAGGAAGAAGCTGACTACAAGAGACTACACAGTTTCCCTCTCAtaagg CACACAGATATGCCGGAGGAGATGCGAGTTGAGACCATGGAGCTGTGTGTCACTGCCTGTGAGAAGTTCGCCACCAACAAcgag AGCGCGGCCAAGATGATCAAGGAGACCATGGACAAGAAGTTTGGGAGCTCGTGGCACGTGGTCATCGGCGAGGGGTTCGGCTTCGAGGTCACGCACGAGGTCAAGAACCTGCTCTACATGTTCTTCGGCGGGAgcctggccgtgtgtgtgtggaagtgctcctag